The DNA window GATCGCTGCTTTGGCCGCCTGTGTGGTGGCGGCGCGGCCCTTCACCAGCAGATTCTGGATTTCGGCGGGGTTGTAGCCGGTATCGTCGCTGCCACCGTTGCCGTAGAACGCCGAGTAGAAGTTGTCGGGGTCGCCGTAATCGCCGCTCCAGCCGTACAGAAACATGTCGAACCCGGGGGCCTTGTTGCGGTCTGCGAGATAGACCGCCCAGTCTTCCGTCTTCAGATTGACCTTGATGCCGATGGCGCTCAGGTCGGCGGCGATGCCTTCCGCGACCGGCTTGGGCGTCGGGAAGTAACTGCGCGAGATCGGCGGATACCACAGATCGAGGCTCAGGCCGTTGGCGTAGCCTGCCTCCTGAAGCAGTTTGCGGGCCTGGGCCGGATTGTACGGGTAGTCGGCGGGCACGCTTCTGGAGTTGGCCCAGCCGAGCGCCTGGGGCAGCAGCGAGGCGTCGGAGTGGCCCAGATCGCCGTAAAACGCCGCCACCAGCGCCTTCTTGTTGACTGCCAGACTGATCGCCTGCCGCACCTTGGGGTTCGAAAGCGCCTTCTGACGGGTGTTCAGGTTCAACAGACCCACGTTGAAGGCGGGCGGCAGCACCAGCCGCAGCGCAGAATTGGCCTTGATGCTCTTGGCGTCGTCGGGGTTGAGGCTGCTGGTGAAGTCGATGGTTCCGGCCTTCAGCTCGTTCAGCCGGGCTGCCGGGTCTTTCAGAAACCGGACGACGAAGCTGCTCAGGGTGCTCTTCGTGCCCCAGTAGGAGGCATTTGGCTTCATGGTCACGCGGTCGCCGGTCTTCCAGTTCTGAAAGATAAATGGCCCGGTACCGACGGCGCTGCTCGCAGGCGTGCCGAATTTTGCCCCGGCCTTCCTGACGGCAGTCGGACTGGCGATGCCGAAATAGTCGGTGCCCAGCACGTCCGGAAAGGCGGTAAACCCTTTGTTCAGCGTAAATCTCACCGTCAGGGCGTCTACCTTGCTGACGCTCTTCAGGACGCTTCCGGCCTCGCCTTTGTACCCGCCCAGCAGATCGGCCCAGATTTCATACGTCTTGCCCTGATCGCGGAACCCCGCCTCCGCCTTCTTGTCCCACCAGCGGTTCACGTTGAACACTACCGCGTCGGCATTGAAGGGCGTTCCGTCGTGGAATTTGACGCCGGGCCGCAGCTTGAATGTCCAGATCGTCGCTGCGCTGTTGGTTGTCCAGCTCAGGGCCAGCCCTGGCGTGGGCGTGCTGGTGCCGGGTTTGAAATTCACCAGTCGGTCGTAGATCTGGGTCTGCACCTGCAAACTCGGATTATCGGAAGCGTTGCCGGGATCGAGATTGACCGGCTCGCCAGGAGCGCCGTAGACCAGCGTTCCGGCAGCCGAGGCGACAGGCAGCAGAGTGAGGAGCGACAGGGAAAGCAGGCGCGTGAACATGTGGGCATGGTAGGCCGGGAATTCCGGTCGCCCGGTGAGCAGGAACGCCTTTCATCGGCGCGGCGCAGCGTGTATCGGCGGCCCTGCCGGGCGCTGCATTGGCCTGCCAGCGCAGGAATTTGGCGACAGTTTCGGTGAAGAAACGCTCCGTTCCGCACACCTGATCAAACATTAAGCCTTCTCTCAGGGCGGGTATGCTGACAGTGTTTTCAGCTCGCACGCTCGGCAGCCGACTTCTTCATCCTGCCTCTTCTGGTAAATGTTCGACTGCACCGACATGGAGCCAGCCTGTACCCAGCCCGATTCCTGCCCCGGAGGACACACATGCACACGGCCCTGACCACCGAACAGAACCTGCGCCGCCTGGAAAACCGCATCGTTGAACTCCGAGCCTGGAGAAACCGCGCCGCGCTGCCGTTTTCGCTCGACTTCACCTGGAGCGGCGGCACGAAAGCGCTGCACGAGGGCGATTCCTGGCCCGCCCGCGAACTTCCGGTGACGATGAAGGCGGTGGTGGAGGTGCCTGCCGAGTGGCAGGGCCAACCGGTCGTGCTCGATCTGTCGGTGGGCGGCGAAGCGCTGCTGATGATCGGCGGTGAGGCGCGTGGCGGACTGAATCCCTACCACAGCGAAGTCTGGGTGGAGGCCGCGCCCGCCGTGCTGGAGGTGCAGATCGAGGCGGTGCCGCGTGGCCTTTTCGGAACGCCCAACTACGCGCCCACCCTGGAACGCGCCCGCCTCCTGAGCCCCGATCCGCAGGTTCGCGGGCTGGTCGAAGACCTGTTGGCCGCCCACGACGCCGCCGCGCAGCTGTGTGCCTCGGGCCGCCGCGAGATTGCAGACCTCCTGGTAGACGCACTTTCGGAGGTGGTCGCCGTGTTGCCGCTGCCACGCGGTGACGGCCCTGCCTTCCGCACGCGGGCATGGGAAGAACCCAGGCTGCGCTCAGAGTTCACCGACCGCTGGGACGAATGGAAGTTCGGCGGAGAGGCCGCGCCCTATCCGGATGAGCTGCGAACCGCGCTGGCAGAGGCGAAACTCGATCTGGAGGCCCGGCTGGACAGCGTCCGCGCCCGCTATCCGGCGCAGGGAGCACTGGCCCTGAGCGGACACGCGCACATCGATCTGGCCTGGCTGTGGCCGCTTCAGGAAACGCGCCGCAAGGCCCGCCGCACCTTCGCCACCGTCCTGAGCCTGATGGAACGCTACCCGGATTTTACCTTCAACCAGTCGTCGGCCCAGACCTACGCCTTTGTCGAGCAGGACGACCCCGCCCTCTTCGAGCGCATTCGGGAGCGGGTCAGGGAGGGCCGCTGGGACGTGGTGGGCGGCATGTGGGTGGAACCCGACGGCAACCTGATCTCGGGCGAATCGTGGGCGCGGCAGCTGCTGTTCGGGCAGCGCTATTTTCAGAGCCGCTTCGGAAAGAGCGCCCGCGTGTGCTGGCTGCCCGATACCTTCGGATACGCCGCCAACCTGCCGCAACTGCTTCAGGGCGCAGAGATTCCGTATTTCTTCACCACCAAACTGACCTGGAACGAAACCAACACTTTTCCCTACGACCTGTACCGCTGGGAAGCGCTCGACGGCACATCGGTGGTGGCGCACAGCTTCCGCAATCCGGGGCAGGGTTATAACGGCGAAGTCAAGGCGCTGGACCTGATCCAGACGTGGAAAAACTTCGGTGGCAAGCGGCAGCACAGCACCTCGCTCTTCAGTTTCGGCTGGGGTGACGGGGGCGGCGGCCCGACTTCCGAGATGCTGGAGCGCTACGAGCGGGTGCGCGATTTTCCCGGCCTGCCGAAGCTCGCCATGACGCGGGTGGCCGACTACTATGACGGGGTCAAGCCCGACACCCTGCCCGTGTGGGTGGGCGAGCAGTATTTCGAGCTGCACCGGGGCACCTACACCACCCAGGCCAGGGTGAAGGAGCTGAACCGCGCCGCCGAACACGCCCTGAGCGACGCCGAAACCGCCGCGACGCTGGCACACCTCCTGCTGAAACGCGACTACCCACGCGGCGAATTCGCGGCGGCCTGGGAACAGCTGCTGCGAAACCAGTTTCACGACATCCTGCCGGGATCGAGCGTAAAGGCCGTGTACGACGACACGCACCGTGAACTGGGCGAGGCGCGGGACACCGGACGGTTTCAGCGTGACCGGGCCTTGCAGCAGCTCAGCGACGCGCATGGCAGCGGCGAGCGGCTGGTGATCTGGAATCTGAGCTTCGATGATCGCCCGCTGTGGCTGCGACTGCCGGGGCTGGGCGGCCTGAGTCTGACGGCTCCGGACGGCAGCGATGTCCAGACCGAAACGGTAGACGGAGCGCTGCTGGTGGCCGGAACCGCGACCGTGCCGGGGCTGGGCTATCTGTGCCTTCAGGTGGCGCAGGGCAAGGCAGCGCCGAACGTGCTCGTGTCGCAGGCACCGGACAGCCAGACGCCGGATCAGCTGACGCTGGAAAACGAGCATCTGCGCGTGCAGGTGAACCCGGACGGCAGCCTGCATTCGCTGATTTACAGAGCGACGGGGCGCGAGGCACTGGCAGAGGCCGGAAATCAGCTGTGGCTGTATCCGGATGTTCCGCGTGAGTGGGAGGGCTGGGAACTGGACGCCTCGTACCCGCTGGGCGGCGAGCGCCTGTACGCCGCTGCCCCGCCCGAGCGCCTGTCGGGAATGCTGGAACAGGCGGTCCGGGTGCGCTACGACACCGGAAACAGTCAGGCAGCGGGCAGCGAGATCGTACAGACCTATATGCTGCGCCGGGGATCGCGGCGGCTGGATATCCGCACCGAAGTGCAGTGGAAGGGCCGCCGCCTGCTACTCAGAACCCTGACGCCGCTGAAGGTGCGGGCGGCCAGCGCCAGTTTTGAAACGGCGTTCGGCACGGTGCAGCGCAGCACGCACACGAACACGTCGTGGGACGCTGCACAGTTCGAGGTGCCCGGCCACCGTTTCGCGGACCTGAGCGAGGCCGACTTCGGTCTGAGCCTGCTGACCCAGAGCAAGTACGGGTACAGCGCCAAGGGCAACGTGCTGGGCCTGAGCCTGCTCCGCGCTCCCCTGATGCCCGACCCGACAGCCGACGAGGGCGAACACGCCTTTACCTACGCGCTGTATCCGCACGCTGGAGACTGGCGAAACGGCACGCTGCGGGAAGCCCACGACCTGAATGCCCCGCTGCGGGCGTATCACAGCGCGGCGACGGGCAACGGCGAGGCGTCGGCGCGGCTGCTGTCGGCGGGGCACGAGGCGCTGCGCCTGAGTGCCCTGAAGCTCAGCGAGGACGACGACGCGGCAGCGATTCTGCGCGTCTACGACGCCCACGGCACACGCGGCACCGTGAAGCCGCAGGGGCTGGGAGCCGGAGAATGGACGCCCGTGAACCTGCTGGAACAGGACGCGCCGGGCAGCGATCTGGAGTTCACGCCGTACCGGGTCGTCAGTCTGAAACGCAGGCTGGAAGGGTCTTCAGACTGAGGCACACCGCCGATGCTGCCGGGCGATGTGCCTCACGGATAAGAAGAGACAACGGGGGGCGAAGTTCGGTTCTACGGACCTTGCATCCGCCCGGCCACCTGCGGCCCCCCATGCTGGCCGCAGGCTGAGGCCGGTTGTTGCCCGCAGACAGCAGGCGCGACCCCTGGCCCCTTCAGTGTGCGCCTTCGATGTCAGGGGCGCGAGAGGCCAGAGGGAGAGCGGCACTTACCCAGCCCTGAGAGCAGCACGAGCACACGGAGGGACAGGCCGCCCTGACCGCTCTCGCCGTCCGGTCCTCACCGTCTTTCAGAGGCCGGGAAGTCGGGTGTACTGTGACACTATGGCCGACTTCAGGAAGACGGAGACGCTGAACAGTGGCGAGAAACGCAACCTTCAGGACCTGACATCCTCGCCGCACCTCAGCGTGAATGTGGCGTTCGAGCTGGCCGGGCTGGATATCAGCGTGTTCGGCCTCGACGACGAGCGGCAGCTGAAGGACGACCGCTATTTCGTGTTCTACAACCAGCCGCGCAGTCCGGAAGGTGAAATCACGCTGGCGCAGTCGGCGGGCATGTCGCGCTTCGAGATCGATCTGGCACGCCTGCCGAGCGCTGTCAGCCGACTGGTGTTTACCGCCACCCACGACGATCGCCCGGTGGCCGACGCGGCCCATCTGCTCTGGTCGCTGGCGAGCGTGGAATTCGACCCGCGCCCGGCTCTCAGGCGTGAAAAGGCCGTCATGATCGCGGAACTGTACCGGCACGGCAGCGGCTGGAAGATCAATGCGGTGGGCCAGGGTTTCGACGGCGGCCTGAAAGCCCTGCTGGAATACTTTGGCGGCGAGGCCAGTGACAGCCCCGCTGCTGCCCCTGCTGCCGCACCCATGCCCGCCCCGCCAGCGCCCGAGATCGCCTTTACGCCCGGCAAAAGCGTCAGTCTCAAGAAGGCGCAGACCATCAATCTGAACAAGGCGGCAGGCAAGGCCCTGACCCGCGTCACGGTTGGGCTGGGCTGGGACGCGGCCACGCACGGCACGCGCATCGACCTCGACGCCGGATGTCTGGTGTTCGACGAGCGCAAGAAAGACATCGACAAGGTGTGGTTCATGAAGTTGAGCGGGCAGAACCGCGCCATCGTCCACA is part of the Deinococcus sp. KNUC1210 genome and encodes:
- a CDS encoding ABC transporter substrate-binding protein; the protein is MFTRLLSLSLLTLLPVASAAGTLVYGAPGEPVNLDPGNASDNPSLQVQTQIYDRLVNFKPGTSTPTPGLALSWTTNSAATIWTFKLRPGVKFHDGTPFNADAVVFNVNRWWDKKAEAGFRDQGKTYEIWADLLGGYKGEAGSVLKSVSKVDALTVRFTLNKGFTAFPDVLGTDYFGIASPTAVRKAGAKFGTPASSAVGTGPFIFQNWKTGDRVTMKPNASYWGTKSTLSSFVVRFLKDPAARLNELKAGTIDFTSSLNPDDAKSIKANSALRLVLPPAFNVGLLNLNTRQKALSNPKVRQAISLAVNKKALVAAFYGDLGHSDASLLPQALGWANSRSVPADYPYNPAQARKLLQEAGYANGLSLDLWYPPISRSYFPTPKPVAEGIAADLSAIGIKVNLKTEDWAVYLADRNKAPGFDMFLYGWSGDYGDPDNFYSAFYGNGGSDDTGYNPAEIQNLLVKGRAATTQAAKAAIYSQLHALTYAANVRLPIVHGVAPSAARSYVKNWITGPLGVLENVNLIRLEGKK
- a CDS encoding glycoside hydrolase family 38 C-terminal domain-containing protein, encoding MHTALTTEQNLRRLENRIVELRAWRNRAALPFSLDFTWSGGTKALHEGDSWPARELPVTMKAVVEVPAEWQGQPVVLDLSVGGEALLMIGGEARGGLNPYHSEVWVEAAPAVLEVQIEAVPRGLFGTPNYAPTLERARLLSPDPQVRGLVEDLLAAHDAAAQLCASGRREIADLLVDALSEVVAVLPLPRGDGPAFRTRAWEEPRLRSEFTDRWDEWKFGGEAAPYPDELRTALAEAKLDLEARLDSVRARYPAQGALALSGHAHIDLAWLWPLQETRRKARRTFATVLSLMERYPDFTFNQSSAQTYAFVEQDDPALFERIRERVREGRWDVVGGMWVEPDGNLISGESWARQLLFGQRYFQSRFGKSARVCWLPDTFGYAANLPQLLQGAEIPYFFTTKLTWNETNTFPYDLYRWEALDGTSVVAHSFRNPGQGYNGEVKALDLIQTWKNFGGKRQHSTSLFSFGWGDGGGGPTSEMLERYERVRDFPGLPKLAMTRVADYYDGVKPDTLPVWVGEQYFELHRGTYTTQARVKELNRAAEHALSDAETAATLAHLLLKRDYPRGEFAAAWEQLLRNQFHDILPGSSVKAVYDDTHRELGEARDTGRFQRDRALQQLSDAHGSGERLVIWNLSFDDRPLWLRLPGLGGLSLTAPDGSDVQTETVDGALLVAGTATVPGLGYLCLQVAQGKAAPNVLVSQAPDSQTPDQLTLENEHLRVQVNPDGSLHSLIYRATGREALAEAGNQLWLYPDVPREWEGWELDASYPLGGERLYAAAPPERLSGMLEQAVRVRYDTGNSQAAGSEIVQTYMLRRGSRRLDIRTEVQWKGRRLLLRTLTPLKVRAASASFETAFGTVQRSTHTNTSWDAAQFEVPGHRFADLSEADFGLSLLTQSKYGYSAKGNVLGLSLLRAPLMPDPTADEGEHAFTYALYPHAGDWRNGTLREAHDLNAPLRAYHSAATGNGEASARLLSAGHEALRLSALKLSEDDDAAAILRVYDAHGTRGTVKPQGLGAGEWTPVNLLEQDAPGSDLEFTPYRVVSLKRRLEGSSD
- a CDS encoding TerD family protein, whose protein sequence is MADFRKTETLNSGEKRNLQDLTSSPHLSVNVAFELAGLDISVFGLDDERQLKDDRYFVFYNQPRSPEGEITLAQSAGMSRFEIDLARLPSAVSRLVFTATHDDRPVADAAHLLWSLASVEFDPRPALRREKAVMIAELYRHGSGWKINAVGQGFDGGLKALLEYFGGEASDSPAAAPAAAPMPAPPAPEIAFTPGKSVSLKKAQTINLNKAAGKALTRVTVGLGWDAATHGTRIDLDAGCLVFDERKKDIDKVWFMKLSGQNRAIVHSGDNLTGDGSGDDERISIDLSALSPQVKWLVFTINSFSGQNFAAVRNAFCRLVDDTTGQELARYDLGAVGAATAMIMAKLERTGGSGADDGWHLTALGEPGSGMTVRAMVKPALRLL